The following coding sequences lie in one Arachis ipaensis cultivar K30076 chromosome B05, Araip1.1, whole genome shotgun sequence genomic window:
- the LOC107640559 gene encoding uncharacterized protein LOC107640559, whose translation MSFNENYEIRKGIQDNSSSKARLEGYLPTYTCTYRVIKQSGVLEMPGLMYINTPAVVTTAVGQMAISKGRRKGSTTLNPFSESAGTVGARMAVSAEQAGCIPMDDVFRLAVTSFKVYDWRLFGAAS comes from the exons ATGTCATTTAATGAAAATTATGAAATCAGGAAAGGGATTCAAGATAACTCCTCTTCGAAAGCACGGCTTGAGGGATATTTGCCAACTTACACGTGTACTTATCGA GTTATTAAACAGTCTGGAGTCCTTGAAATGCCGGGTTTGATGTACATTAACACACCTGCTGTTGTAACAACTGCAGTAGGTCAAATG GCAATTTCTAAGGGACGAAGGAAGGGAAGCACAACATTAAA CCCATTTAGTGAAAGCGCAGGCACAGTTGGCGCCAGGATGGCTGTTTCGGCTGAACAAGCTGGATGTATCCCCATGGACGATGTATTCAGACTAGCTGTAACAAGCTTCAAGGTTTATGACTGGCGTCTTTTTGGTGCAGCAAGTTGA